CGTCTTCGGCGGCACCACCGACCGCGAGTTCTTCGCGCTCGACGCCACCACCGGCGAGCTGCTCTGGAGCATCACGCTCAACGGCGACGTCACCGGCTCTCCCATCACCTTCATGGTCGACGGCAAGCAGTACGTCGCGATCGGCGCCGGCGGCACCGTGGCCGCCTCCACGTCGTTCGCCCCGCTCGTCGGCCTGAGGACGCAGCCCGGTTCCGGCGTGCTCTGGGTCTTCGAGCTGCCCGAGTCCGCGACGTCGAACTGACAACGCTTCCCACACGGCTCCGCGTCCCCATAGCGGGGACGCGGAGCCGCACGTATTCCAGTCCCCGCGAACAGAGGACGAAGATCTTCCCACGCGCGATGCTCATGATTCGCCTGTTATCTGCCCTCCTAGTCATCTCTTGCGCGTCCACGGCGTTCGCCAGGTGGGAACTGCGCGTCTGCCAGGACCCGAACCAGCTCCCGTTCTCAAACCGTGCAGGGGAAGGCTTCGACAACCGCATAGCCGCACTGCTGGCCGAGGAGATGGGGGCGGACCTCGTCAGCGTCTGGGTCCCGCTGGAGGCCCTCGAGTACGTCAGGTCCGACCTGCTCGACACGGGCAGGTGCGACGCAGTCATCGGCATCGAGGACACCGTCGAAGGCTTCCTGACCACGGTCGTCTACTACCGCAGCGCCTACACGTTCGTGTCGCGGGAGGAGAGCGGACTCGACCTGAGCTCGCTCGACGACCCGAGGCTGGCCCACCTCCGCATAGGCCTGGAGAAGGCCGGTATAGCCCCGCACCACGTGCTCCTGGGCATCGGCCTGCGGCAGAACCTCACGATCGTCGGCGCCGGCGACTACGACGACCCGAGCTACCTAGCCGCGCCGGTGAAGGCCGTGGAGGAGGGCCTCGTTGACGTCGCCCTGGTCTGGGGCCCCGTGGCGGGGTACTTCGCGAGAGCATCCGCAGTACCGCTCGAGGTCACCCCCGTCACCCCCGAGGTCTATCTGCCCTACCTCCTGATGGCCCACAACATGGTCATCGGAGTGCGGCCGGGCGACGAGTCCCTACGAGACCTCTTCAACGAGGCGCTGGCCAGGCGCTGGGACGACGTCCAGGCGATCCTCGCCGAGTACGGGGTGCCGCTCTCGCCGGTTCCCCCGCCCGTAGCCCCTGCTACGGACGACGCCGTGTACAGGGTCGGGCTCGTGGTCCCCATGACCACGAGCTCCAGGACCGACCTACGCGAGGTTGCCGGGCAGGCAGCCGCTCTAGGGGCTCGTCTGGCGGAGGAGGCAGACTCTTCTGGCCTCCAGCTCGACGTGCTCTTCGCCAGCGCGCCGGACGCCGAGGCCGCGGTGCGAGCCGCCCGCCGGCTCGTCGACGCCCAGGGCGTCCGCGCTCTGATAGGCGGCGTGGGCGACGACCAGGCCCGGGTGCTCGCCCGCGTGGCGGAGGAGGAGGGACTGGTCTTCCTCAACGTCGGTTCCGCCGACCAGTCGCTGCGTGCCACCCCGCCAAGCACGACGTTCCACGTCGAGGCGAGCGAGGAGATGTACCTCGGCGCGACCCTAGATCACTACGCGGCTCTAGGCGTCGAGACCTGGGCGGTCGTCCATCCCGACAGTCCCGAGGGGCAGCGGTGGTTGGCCCTGGCCGTGAAGCACATCGGCGGCCAAGGGGATCTAGTCACCCTGGACGTCGTCGCGGTCGGCGCCGACCAGGTCGCTTTCACCGCGGAGATCTCCCGCCTGCTTGAGCGGGGCGCGGAGGGCGTCCTGGCCCTGCTCCCGCAACGCCAGCTCGAGTTCTTCCTCACCCAGCTCCAAACGTTCGGCACCGACGTCGTCGTCGCGGCTCTCCCCGACCCGCTCAGCCAGTCGCGCGAGGGCCTCGCCTCCCTCACGGCCGCGGGAGGAAGAGTCGGCGCGCACCCGCGTCTGGCGCTGTGGGAGACCACTCTGCCCATGGAGGAAGCTCGGCAGCTCGTGGAGCTGTTCGAGGGTCGTTGGGGTAGGCCGATGGACCCGAGCGCCTGGGCCGCCTACGCTGCGGTGGAGATACTCCGCGCGGCCGTCGAAGAGGTCGGCGACTCCACGTCCGCGGTCGCGGGACGCCTGCTCTCGCCCACCTTCTCGATAGATGTCCACAAGGGCAGACCTCTCACCTTCGAGGCCGACACGCATCAGCTCCTCCAGCCGCTGTACGTCGTCGAGACTGACGCTGACGGGCGCTACGACCCGACGCTCGCGGGTCTCACGGCAGTGGCTCGCTTCGTGGCCGTGGCGCCGTGAGCTAGGCGTGCGTGGGCGCCGCCCGCGTGTGAGCTCGCGTACCCCGTAGGCCCGCCGCTCGCCCTCGGTCCCCTCGCCTCACTCCCCCACGACGGGCGCTGGGCGCTCCTGCGAGCTCGGCCCCTCGTCGCCGTTCACGACGGGCCAGCCGTCCACCCACTCGATCCTGTCGATGAGCACGGGTCGCCGCGTGGCGCCGTAGCGGAGGAGCGGCTGCTCCGGGTCGACGGCATGGTAGACGAGCCAGTCGTCGCCGGCGTCGTCGGTCGCCACGGCGGCGTGCCCCGGACCCACCCAGGCGTCGTTCCTGTAGAGGACGATGCGTCCGCCGCCGGAGCGCAGGTTCCGACCCAGGTCGTCAACGTACGGCCCCAGCAGCGACTCGGAGCGGCCCACCCACGTGGCGTAGGTCGAGCTCGCCCCCTCGCAGCACGACCCCGACGAGAGGATCAGGTAGTAGTAGCCGTCCCTCTCGATCACGTAGGCCGCCTCGAAGCGCGTGTCGGCCAGCCTGACCGGCTCGCCGGCCGGCGCCGTGCCGTCGGCGGAGAGGGTCACGGCGTAGATGCCGTGGAAGCTGCCCCAGACCAGCGTGCGCGTGCCGTCCTCCGCCACGTGGTGGAAGGGGTCAATCGAGTTGCGCACGCCGATGTCCTCGGAGCAGAACACGGGCCGACCGAGGTCCTCCCACGGCCCGCCGGGCGACGGCGCGCGCGCCAGGCCGATGCAGGGGTTCGGGTCTCCCCACGTCGAGTAGCTGTAGTAGAGGTGGTAGACGCCTTCGACGACGCTGACGTCGGGCGCCCACAGGAAGCCGGACGACTTCCAGCTGGGCGGGAGCGCGAACACCTCGCCCACGTGCTCCCAGCTCACCAGGTCGCGCGAGCGGAAGATGGGCAGGTAGCGCTCGAGGCCGTCGTCCCAGCGGTCCTGGGTGGCGTAGAGGTACCAGGTCCCGTCCTCGGCGCGGATCACGCTGGGGTCGGCCGCCACGGGCTCGATGACCGGGTTCACGTAGGTCTGCGCGGCGGCGGTCGCGACCATGCCGAGGGCGGCGGCGAGCAGGGCCCGCCTCAAGCCGGCTCCTCCTCGGAGGGTGCGCCCGCTGCGAGCTCCCGCGCGGTGCCCGGCCCCGCCGCGACCTCTCCCGTCGCAAGCTCCCGGTACGCGCGCGCCGCGTCGGTCTCCTGCCTGTCGCTCACCGTGGGGCGCAGGTGGTAGAGGCCCGCCGGGCAGACGAAGCCGGCGCGCCGCGTGAGCAGCGAGTCCCAGTCGACGTGGTCGAAGAGCGGCCACCAGGTGTAGCCCACGACGTCTGCGCCGCCGGACCTGGCCGCGGCGATCTCGCCCATGTTCCACTCGATCCACCTCCGCCTGACCTCGTCGCTGCCCGCGGCGCTCGACTCCGCCACGAACAGCGGCAGGCCGTAACGCCGGTGGTAGGCGAGCGTCGTCGCGGCCAGGCCCAAGGGCCGCCGCGCCGTCGTGACGACGGGCCGCCCGTCCTCGCCCACGTCGAGGTCGTGCTCGGTCTCCGGGTAGTAGTCGAGTCCGATCACGTCCACGCGGACCGGCTCGGCGGCGCAGCGCGCCAGCACCTCGCGCGGGAACCCCGCCCTGAGCAGCCACTCGTGGGTCTCCTGGCCGGGCACGGCCTTGCCCAGCAGCAGGTCGAACGCCGCGTAGCGCTGGAGCGTGCGGAACCCCGCCTCCTCCGCGACCTCGGGCCGCCGGGGGTGGAAGGTGTCGGCGCCGTCGTTCAGCCACACCTGCGTGTCGGGCGCCGCGTCCTCCAGCCGCCTGAGGCCCTCGTGGAGCGCCGTGACCACGGGCGCCAGGAGCCGCGCGAAGCCGTCCCTGCCCTCGAGGTGCGGGGGCCAGATGCCGAAGCCGGCCCTGAAGTAGACGCTGATGTACGGCTCGTTCCAGGGGGTGAGCTTGGTGACGACGCCGCGGTAGCGCCTGGCGAACGCCTCGAGGTAGGCCGCGTAGGCCTCGGGGAAGGCGGGGTCGAGGTAGCCCCCTGCCAGGTAGGCCGGCACGCCGAAGTGGACGAGGTCCCACACCGGCTCGAGGCCGAGCCGCTGCATCTCGTCTAGCACGGCGTCCACGCGGGTGAAGTCGTACTGGCCCGGCGCGGTCTCGACCTCGGGCCAGGTGAGGCCATAGCGGACGGCCGTCGCCCCCACCGCCGCGGCCAGGGCCAGGTCCTCGCGCCAGCGCTCGCGGTGGCCGGTCCAGGTCAGCTCGTCGACGTCCATGTCGGGGATGAGGGCGTTCTCGATGCCGACCAGCCACAGGAGGCCCCGCGGGCGCGCGGACGCGCCGTCGCCGGGGCGCGCGGACGGGCCGTCGCGAGTGTCCGCAGCGGCGAGGTCGGGCGCGCGCTCCTCAGTCATCCTTGAGCCCGGTGAGCGACATGCCCCTGATGAAGTAGCGCTGGGCGAAGAGGAAGGCGATCAGCACCGGCAGCGACGCGATGGCGGTGCCGGCCATGAGCTTGCCGTAGGCGGTCCAGTAGCGGCTGCTGAAGGTGGTGATGGCCACGGGGAGCGTCTGCATCTCGCCGTGCACGACGAACAGGGGCCAGACGTAGTTGTTCCAGGACGCCATGAACTGGAAGAGGCCCAGGGTCGCCATGGGGGCGACGAGGAACGGCAGCAGCACGTACCACAGCACCTGCAGGCTGTTGGCGCCGTCCAGGCGCGCGGCCTCCTCGAGCTCCCTGGGTATCGAGACGAAGAACTGCCGCATCAGGAAGACGCCGAAGGCGGCCGGCATGCCCGGCCAGATCAGCGCGTGGTAGGTGTCCACCCAGCCGAAGTCGATCATCATCAGGTAGTGCGGGATCAGGAAGATGATCCCGGGGATCATCATCGAGGCGAGGATCACCCAGAACCAGAACGTGCGCCCCCTGAACCGCATGCGCGACAGCGGGTAGGCCGTGATCACCGCGAGGGCGACGCTGCCCAGGGCGAACGCCAGCGAGGTGAAGAGCGAGTTGAACGTCCAGCGGGCGAAGTGGGCGTCGGGCGCCTCCAGGATCGCGCGGTAGTTCTCGAGCGTCGGCTCGTGCGGCCACCACTGGACCGGCCTGGCGACGGTGTCGGCCTCGCTCTTCAGCGAGGTCGTGACCATCCAGTAGATGGGCGCGAGGAACAGCACGGCGAGCACGCAGAGGAGTACGAAGCGCGGGACGTCGCGCCAGCGCGGACGGCCCTCGCGCCTGTCGACGCGCGTGCGCAGCGCGGCGGACGCGCGCGCCGCCGGGCCGGAGGCCGCGACGGTCGTCGAGCCGTACGCCGGGGCCCTGGCGCTCACGCCCTGCCCCTCCCCAGGTCGCGCAGCGTGAGGCGGAACTGGAAGCCCGTCACGACGAGGAGCAGCGCGCCGAACATCAGCGACATCGCCGCCGCCGAGCTGAACTGGAAGCGCGTGAACGCCTCCTCGGTGATGAACATCATCACGCTCTGGGTGGTGCGCAGCGGCCCGCCCGCCGTCATGACGTGCGGCTGGCCGAAGAGCTGGAACGACGCGATCGTCGTGGTGACGGTGGCGAACAGCGTCACGGGGTTGAGCTGCGGCCAGGTGACGTAGCGGAACTTCGCCCACGCGCCGGCGCCGTCTATGGCGGCGGCCTCGTAGTAGGCCTGCGGGATCGCGGCCAGCGCCGCCGAGTAGAGGACCATGTTGAACCCCACGGTCCACCAGACGGTCCCGACGATGATGGGCACCCAGGCCAGGCCGATCGTCGTGAGGAACGCGACCGGCTCGGTGAACGGCAGCATGTCGAGCAGCACGTTGATGAGGCCGGTGCGGTTCTCGAACATCCACTTCCACAGGAGGCCCATGACCGACACGGAGAGGATCGTGGGGAGGAAGAAGACCGCCCGGAAGAACGACCTGCCAGGGATGGGCCTGTGCAGCAGCAGGGCCAGGCCGAGGGCGCAGACGATGAGGAGGGGCGTGGTGATGACGGTGAAGAGCGCCGTGTTCCCCATCGTCTTCCAGAAGAACGTGAACTGCGGCGTCCCAGGGGTCAGCAGCCGGGTGTAGAACTCCGCCCCCACGAACGGCTGCTGGTCGGAGAGGATGTTCCAGCGGTGAAGGGACACGTAGATAGCGAAGCCGACGGGGTAGACGACGAAGACGAGGAACAGGACGGCGTGCGGCAGCAGATACAGGTACGGCTCGAGTGGATGGCCGTCCACGCGGGGCCGCAGGCGGCTCCGGCGCGCCGGCCGCGACGCGGCGGCCGCGGGTGCCACCACCGCCGTGTCGGTAGACGGTCCGCTCATCGGCACCTCCTGTGGGGCCGGCGGGCGCCCCTGCGTCGCGGAGGCGCCCACCGGCGTGGATGGGTCGTTACGGCAGGCTGAGGAGGCCCTCCTGGATGGCCGCCGCGGCCTCGCTCACGCCCTGCGAGAGGGCCTGGTCCACGGCGGTGCCGTGGAGCGCCGCCTCGAAAGCGGCGTCCCAGGCGCCGCGGAACTGCGCCAGGAACGGGAAGCCGGTGAGGACGTAGGTGTTGGCCATGGCGTCGGAAAGGGACGCCATCGGGTTCTCGGCGTACTCGGGGCTGCTCGCGACCTCGGGCTGGGTCGGCAGGCCGCCCGCCGTGGTCCACTTGAGGTTCTGCTCCGGCTGGGTCATCCAGCCGATGAACGTCATCGCGGCCTCGACCTTGGCCGGGTCGGGGTTGCGCTGCACCGGCAGGACCAGGTGCGAGGAGCCGCCCCAGGTCGCGTAGCGCTCGGTGCCGAGCTGCGGGAACGCGGCCACGCCGAAGTCGAGGCCGGCGTCGCGGTACTGCGAGAGCATCCAGACGCCGTTGAAGTTCATCGCGGCCACGCCCTGGCGGAACGCGTCGATCTCGCTGCCCTCGGTGGCGTCGGCAGGGCCGAAGTGGTGCTCGGAGCCGATGTCCACGAGGAACTGCACGGCCTCCTGGGCGGCCTCGGAGTCGAAGGTCGGCGCGTAGCCCTCGTCCGCCGAGCCGACGAACGTCACCCCGTTCTGGGCCGCGACGGCGTAGGCGATCGTCCCGCCCATCCACGGCGTGGGGATGCCGACGGCGTAGCGCTGCAGGCTCGACGGGTCGAAGCCGGGGTCACCCGGGTGGTTGCCGTTGGCGTCGACGGTGAGCGCCGTCGCCGCCTCCAGGAACTCCTCCCTGTTGCTGGGCGGGTCGTCGGGGTCGAGCCCGGCCTCCTCGAAGAGGTCCTTGTTGTAGTACATGACCAGCATCACCGAGTGGATGGGCACGCCGTAGACCTTGCCGTCGACGACGCCGGTCTCCCACAGCGAGGGGAAGAAACGCTCGCCCTCGACGCCCGCGGCGGCCAGCATGTCCGGCGTCATCTCCGCCACGGCGCCCCTGAGGATGAAGCCGGTGATCACGTCCTCGTTGAGGGCCACCACGTCGGGCGCCTGCCCGGCGGCGACGGCCGGCTCGAGCTGCTGGAACAGTGGTCCCCACGCGATGGCCTGGGCGGTCACGTGGATGTCCGGGTGGGTCGCGTTGAACTCGGCGACCAGCTCCTCCATCACGGGCAGGTCCGGCCCGGTGAAGCCGTGCCAGTAGGTGATCTCCACCTGCGCCAGCGCCGTTCCCCCGAGCGCCAGGCCGGCGACGATCGCCGCGATGAGCCTCGTCCTCAACTCCTTCATGCGTCCTCCTCCTGGCGGCCTTCCGCCGCCCGCGGATGGTCTCCCCCTTCGCCCGCCGACGCGCCCGGCCGGTCCTCGGGCGACGGCTCGCCGCGGGTGGCGCGGGCGATCGCCGCCGGGTCGGCCTTGGGCGTGCGGTCCATGGCGAGGAGCCCGTTGCGCTCCTGGAAGGTGTCGGTGAGCTGCGTGTAGCACCACCCCGCCAGCGCCGAGCCGTTCACGGACGCCGCCAGGCGCCGGTAGCGCTCGAGCAGCGCCGCGCCGTCCGGCACGGCGTCGTAGCCCCAGCCGGGCGCGCCGTCGTCGACCCTCACGCCGCCGAACTCGCTGAGCAGCACGGGCCTGCCGCCCGGGAGCGAGCCGTCGAGGAGCAGCCGCCTGCCCCCGGGGCGGTGCTCGTGCAGGGTCCGGACGATGGCCTCGGACGTCGCGTAGCGCGCGCCGATCGCGTCGGGGTCCGGGGTGTAGTCGTGGACGTTCACGAGGTCGGTGCCGAGCATCTCCCAGCCGTCGTTGCCCACGACCGGGCGGCTCGGGTCGAGCGCGCGGGTGAGGTCGGCCAGGCCGCGCACGAGGGCGCGCTGCGGCGCCGACAGCGGCAGGTCGGGCACGCCCCAGCTCTCGTTGAAGGGCACCCAGGCCATCACGCTGGGGTGGGGTGAGGCCTGCTCCACGGCAGCCAGCCAGGTCTGCGTGAGGCGCCGCGCGGCGACGGCGTCGAACGCGTAGGCGCTGGGGAGCTCGACCCACACCAGCAGACCCAGGTGGTCGGCCCAGGCGTAGAACCGCGGGTCCTCGAGCTTCTGGTGCTTGCGCACGCCGTTGAAGCCCAGCGCCTTGGCCAGCGCGACGTCGCGCCCGAGCGCGCCCGCGTCGGGGGGCGTGAGGTGGGTCTGCTCCCAGTAGCCCTGGTCGAGCGCCATCCGCAGGCGGTAGGGGCGCCCGTTGAGGAGCACGGCCCCGTCGCGCGCCTCCACGGTCCTCAGCGCGGTGCGCGTGCGGGCCTCGTCGACGACCTCGCCGTCGCGCTCTAGGGTCACCGTGACGTCGATGAGGTTCGGCGTCTCGGGCGTCCACAGGAACCGCGCCCGGGCGTCGTCGATCCCCGGGTCGGGCAGGTGGAGGCGGCGCCGCAGCAGGTGTCCGGAGACGGCGTAGCTGTCGTCGAGGAGCGTCTCGCCCGCGAGGTCGAGCCTCACGCGCGCGACGAGGCCGCCCCGCGCCGGTCCCTCGCCGGCCGGACGACCCGACGCGGACCCCACGCCGGCCAGGCGCAGCTCCATGTCGAGCGCGAAGGCCGCGAGGTCGGCGGTGAAGGCCACGCGCTCGACGCGGACCGCCGGCAGCGGCTCCCACCACACCGTCTGCCAGATGCCGGTCGTGCGCGGGTACCAGATGCTGTGGGGCTCGGGCAGCCAGTCCTGCTTGCCGCGGGGCTTGGACATGTCGTGCGGGTCGTCGACGCAGCGGACCAGGAGCTCGACGGGTCCGTCCTGCACGAGCTCGGTGACGTCGACGCCGAACGGCGTGTAGCCGCCCTCGTGGTGCGCCACGCGCTGGCCGGCGACCCAGACCGTCGTCTCCCAGTCGGCGGCGTTGAAGCGGAGGAACACGCGTCGTCCGCGCCACTCGGCGGGCAGCCTGAGGACGCGGCGGTACCAGACCGCCTGGTCGGGGCCGGGTGCCGCGGCGCCCGACGCCGGCGACTCGGGGGCGAACGGCACGACGATGGTGCTGCCCAGCACCGGCTCCCCTCCCGGCGGACCGCAGCCGAACTCCCACTCGCCGTCGAGAGACTGCCAGTCGGGGCGGGTCAGCGACGGGCGTGGGTGCCGGCGCGGGTCGTCCGCGGCGAGACCGAGCACCTGCCCCTCGAGCGGCTGCGGCGCCGCGACTGTTCCCTCGACCAAGGCGCGCCCTCCCGGATGAACGTTGCAACAAAACCTGTTGTAATCCGAGGTCAACTCTAGGCCGCTGCGAGGGCGCTGTCAACGACTTCGGCACGGCGACGAGGACGAGGTCGAGAAGGGCTCGGGAAACCGCCACCTCGCGGCCGCTTTCGTGCTAGGTTTTTCTGCAGCAAACACGCCGCGGGAGGGTCAGGGTGGCAGACCATGGCGGGCTCAGGACGCTGCGTCTAGACGTCGTCAGAGGGGGCGGCGAGGAGCGGGTCGAGGCGGTGCTGAAGGCGTTGGCGTCGACGACGCGACGCCGGATACTCGCCCTGCTGGCCGACAGGCTCCTCAACGTCACCGAGATCGCGCGGGCGCTGGGGCTGCCCGTCTCGACGGCGAACCTGCACGTGAACGCCCTCGAGGACGCCGGGCTCCTGCTCGCCGAGCACCGCCCCGCCAGCCGCGGGCTGCAGAAGGTCTGCACCAGGGCCTACGACAGCGTGGTCCTCGAGCTGCCCGGTCCCGAGCGGTCCCAGGAGTCGGGGGAGGTCGCGGAGGTCTCCATGCCCATCGGCGCGTTCGTGGACTGCGCCGCCGTGCCGTCGTGCGGCCTCGCCGGCGAGCTCGGCATCATCGGCATGCTCGACGACCCCGCCGCCTTCTACGACCCCGACCGCGTCCACGCGCAGCTCGTCTGGTTCCACCAGGGCCACCTCACCTACCGCTTCCCCAACCGCCTGCCGCCGCGGGCCGAGCTGCTGAGCCTCACCGTGAGCTGCGAGGTGTGCAGCGAGGCGCCCCTGCACCACGACGACTGGCCGTCCGACATCACACTGTGGGTCAACGGCGTCGAGGTCGGCACCTGGACGAGCCCCGCCGACTTCGGCGGCCAGCGCGGGAGCCTCACGCCCGAGTGGTGGGAGTCCCACAACTCCCAGTACGGGATGCTGAAGGTGTGGCGCGTCACGGCCGAGGGCTCCTGGATCGACGGCGTGCCGGGTACGGGCGCGACCCTCGCCGAGCTCGACGTCGCGGCCGCGCGCTGGATCGACGTGAAGATCGGGGTCAAGGAGGACGCCACCCACGTCGGCGGCCTCAACCTCTTCGGGCGCGGGTTCGGCAACTACCCGCAGGACCTCGTCCTGCGCCTGCGCTACCGCCAGCCCGAGCCGGCCGGGCGGAAGGGCACGGCTGTCGTCGGGGCGGTCACCGGCACGAGCGTCGCCGTCGGCCGGGAAGGTGGTTCGAGCGCGGGCGCAGCCCGAGCGCCCGACGGCGGCGCCGGGTCCGCCTCCACCGGGCCGGAGGCGCGCCCGTGAGCGCGACGCAGTTCCTCCCCGCGGAGCACCCGCACCGCCGCTACGACCCGCTGGGCGACAGGTGGGTCGTGGTGTCGCCGCACAGGACGAAGCGCCCCTGGCAGGGCCAGGTCGAGAGGCCGGCGCCGGACGACCGCCCCGCCTACGACCCTACCTGTTACCTCTGCCCCGGCAACGCGCGGGCGGGGGGCGGGACGAACCCGCGCTACCAGCACACCTTCGTCTTCACCAACGACTTCCCCGCCCTGGTGCCGGACGCGCCCGAGCCGCCGGCGGGCGACGCCGTCTTCCGCTGGGGCCGCGCGTCCGGCACGTGCCGCGTCGTCTGCTTCTCGCCGCGGCACGACCTCTCGTTCGCCGAGCTCGACGCGTCCGCCAGGGAGCGGGTCGTGGACGTCTGGGCCGAGCAGGTCGCGGAGCTCGAGCGCTCCTACCGCTGGGTGCAGGTCTTCGAGAACAGGGGCGCGGCCATGGGCGCCTCGAACCCGCATCCCCACGGGCAGGTCTGGGCCATCGACGCGGTGCCGACCGAGGCCGCGCGCGAGCTCGAGACGCAGCGAGCCCACCTCGCCGCCCACGGGTCCCCCCTGCTCCTCGACTACGCGAGGGCCGAGCTGGCGCGGGGCGAGAGGGTCGTGGCCGCGAACGAGGCCTGGCTCGCCGTCGTGCCCTTCTGGGCGACGTGGCCCTACGAGCTGCTGATCGTCCCGCACGCCCGGCACGTGGCCCGCCTGCCCGACCTCCACGCGGGGGAGCGCGCCGCGCTGGCGCGCCTCTGCGGCGAGGCGTTCGCCAGGCTCGACAACCTCTTCGCGACGAGCTTCCCCTACACCTTCGGCTGGCACGGCGCCCCCGCGCGCACGCCGGGCACCGAGGGATGGCAGCTCCACGCCCACGTCTACCCCCCGCTCCTGCGCTCGGCGACGGTGCGCAAGTTCATGGTCGGCTTCGAGATGCTGGCCGAGCCGCAGCGCGACATCACGCCGGAGCAGGCGGCGGCGCGCCTCGCGGCGCTGCCGGCGGTCCACTACCGGAGCGGCACGTGAGGCCCGCCCGCGAGAGGGCGCTCGCGGCCTTCGCCGCGGCGTACGGGCGCGAGGCGACGCACCTGGCCTGGGGGCCGGGCCGGGTGAACCTCATCGGCGAGCACACCGACTACAACGACGGCTTCGTCCTGCCCATGGCGCTCGAGCGCCGCGCCTACCTGGCCTTCGCCCCTCGGCACGACGGCGCGGTGCGGCTCGTCGCCACTGACCTCGGCGCCGAGGGCGCCTTCACCCTGGCGGAGGTGGCGCCGGGCACGCCGCCGCGCGCCGCGGCGCCCGGGGCCGGCCAGGCGAGCTGGCTCGACTACCCGAAGGGCGTCGCCTGGGCCCTGGCGCACGACCTCGGCGCGGGCGCGCTGGCGGGCTTCGACGGCGCCCTGGCGTCGGACGTGCCGCGCGGCGCCGGCCTCTCGTCCTCGGCCGCCGTCGAGCTGGCGGTGGCGGCGGCGCTGCTCAGGCCGCACGAGGCGGGACCGGAGGGCTGGGACGTGCGCGCGGTGGCCCGCGCCGCCCAGCGCGCAGAGAACGCCTGGGTGGGCGTGGCCACGGGGATCATGGACCAGCTCGTCGGCGCGGCGGCGGTGGCGGGCTGCGCCCTGCTGATCGACTGCCGGGACCTGTCGTTCGAGCCGGTCCCCCTGCCGGACGACGTGGCCGTGGCCGTGCTCGACACCGGCACGCGGCGAGGCCTCGTGGGCAGCGCCTACGACGACAGGCGCGCCGCCTGCGAGCGCGTGGCCGCCGCCCTCGGCGCGCCGGCGCTGCGCGACGTCACTATCGCCGACCTGCGCGCCTCCGCCCACAGGCTGGACGCCACCGACCTGAGGCGGTCCGAGCACGTCGTGGCCGAGATCGCGCGGGCCCTGGCCGCCGCCGACGCCCTCGAGGCCGGCGACGCCACGGCCTGCGGCCGCCTCATGGACGAGAGCCACGCGAGCCTGCGGGACCTCTTCGAGGTGTCGTCGCCGGCGCTCGACGCGATCGTCGCGGCGGCGCGCGCCGCGCCCGGCTGCCTGGGGGCGCGCATGACGGGCGCGGGCTTCGGCGGCTGCGCCGTGGCGCTGGTGGAGGCAGCCGCCGTGGACGGCTTCGCCACCGCCACCCGCGACGGGTACGAGCGCGCCACGGGGACAGCTGCCACGGTGTACGTGAGCGCCGCCGGCCCGGGGGCGGGCGCGACGGCGCTGTGAGGGTCGGCCCGATCCGGTAGGGCGCGGGCTGGCGCCGCTACCCGAGGACCGCCGGTTGAGTGCCCCGGGCCCGTAGGCCCGGGGCACTGAATGGTGCCTTCTCGACCGCCTAGTCGGGGAGCGTGAACACG
The nucleotide sequence above comes from Trueperaceae bacterium. Encoded proteins:
- a CDS encoding ABC transporter substrate-binding protein produces the protein MKELRTRLIAAIVAGLALGGTALAQVEITYWHGFTGPDLPVMEELVAEFNATHPDIHVTAQAIAWGPLFQQLEPAVAAGQAPDVVALNEDVITGFILRGAVAEMTPDMLAAAGVEGERFFPSLWETGVVDGKVYGVPIHSVMLVMYYNKDLFEEAGLDPDDPPSNREEFLEAATALTVDANGNHPGDPGFDPSSLQRYAVGIPTPWMGGTIAYAVAAQNGVTFVGSADEGYAPTFDSEAAQEAVQFLVDIGSEHHFGPADATEGSEIDAFRQGVAAMNFNGVWMLSQYRDAGLDFGVAAFPQLGTERYATWGGSSHLVLPVQRNPDPAKVEAAMTFIGWMTQPEQNLKWTTAGGLPTQPEVASSPEYAENPMASLSDAMANTYVLTGFPFLAQFRGAWDAAFEAALHGTAVDQALSQGVSEAAAAIQEGLLSLP
- a CDS encoding glycoside hydrolase family 2 TIM barrel-domain containing protein, which produces MVEGTVAAPQPLEGQVLGLAADDPRRHPRPSLTRPDWQSLDGEWEFGCGPPGGEPVLGSTIVVPFAPESPASGAAAPGPDQAVWYRRVLRLPAEWRGRRVFLRFNAADWETTVWVAGQRVAHHEGGYTPFGVDVTELVQDGPVELLVRCVDDPHDMSKPRGKQDWLPEPHSIWYPRTTGIWQTVWWEPLPAVRVERVAFTADLAAFALDMELRLAGVGSASGRPAGEGPARGGLVARVRLDLAGETLLDDSYAVSGHLLRRRLHLPDPGIDDARARFLWTPETPNLIDVTVTLERDGEVVDEARTRTALRTVEARDGAVLLNGRPYRLRMALDQGYWEQTHLTPPDAGALGRDVALAKALGFNGVRKHQKLEDPRFYAWADHLGLLVWVELPSAYAFDAVAARRLTQTWLAAVEQASPHPSVMAWVPFNESWGVPDLPLSAPQRALVRGLADLTRALDPSRPVVGNDGWEMLGTDLVNVHDYTPDPDAIGARYATSEAIVRTLHEHRPGGRRLLLDGSLPGGRPVLLSEFGGVRVDDGAPGWGYDAVPDGAALLERYRRLAASVNGSALAGWCYTQLTDTFQERNGLLAMDRTPKADPAAIARATRGEPSPEDRPGASAGEGGDHPRAAEGRQEEDA
- a CDS encoding helix-turn-helix domain-containing protein, which produces MADHGGLRTLRLDVVRGGGEERVEAVLKALASTTRRRILALLADRLLNVTEIARALGLPVSTANLHVNALEDAGLLLAEHRPASRGLQKVCTRAYDSVVLELPGPERSQESGEVAEVSMPIGAFVDCAAVPSCGLAGELGIIGMLDDPAAFYDPDRVHAQLVWFHQGHLTYRFPNRLPPRAELLSLTVSCEVCSEAPLHHDDWPSDITLWVNGVEVGTWTSPADFGGQRGSLTPEWWESHNSQYGMLKVWRVTAEGSWIDGVPGTGATLAELDVAAARWIDVKIGVKEDATHVGGLNLFGRGFGNYPQDLVLRLRYRQPEPAGRKGTAVVGAVTGTSVAVGREGGSSAGAARAPDGGAGSASTGPEARP
- a CDS encoding UDP-glucose--hexose-1-phosphate uridylyltransferase encodes the protein MSATQFLPAEHPHRRYDPLGDRWVVVSPHRTKRPWQGQVERPAPDDRPAYDPTCYLCPGNARAGGGTNPRYQHTFVFTNDFPALVPDAPEPPAGDAVFRWGRASGTCRVVCFSPRHDLSFAELDASARERVVDVWAEQVAELERSYRWVQVFENRGAAMGASNPHPHGQVWAIDAVPTEAARELETQRAHLAAHGSPLLLDYARAELARGERVVAANEAWLAVVPFWATWPYELLIVPHARHVARLPDLHAGERAALARLCGEAFARLDNLFATSFPYTFGWHGAPARTPGTEGWQLHAHVYPPLLRSATVRKFMVGFEMLAEPQRDITPEQAAARLAALPAVHYRSGT
- the galK gene encoding galactokinase yields the protein MRPARERALAAFAAAYGREATHLAWGPGRVNLIGEHTDYNDGFVLPMALERRAYLAFAPRHDGAVRLVATDLGAEGAFTLAEVAPGTPPRAAAPGAGQASWLDYPKGVAWALAHDLGAGALAGFDGALASDVPRGAGLSSSAAVELAVAAALLRPHEAGPEGWDVRAVARAAQRAENAWVGVATGIMDQLVGAAAVAGCALLIDCRDLSFEPVPLPDDVAVAVLDTGTRRGLVGSAYDDRRAACERVAAALGAPALRDVTIADLRASAHRLDATDLRRSEHVVAEIARALAAADALEAGDATACGRLMDESHASLRDLFEVSSPALDAIVAAARAAPGCLGARMTGAGFGGCAVALVEAAAVDGFATATRDGYERATGTAATVYVSAAGPGAGATAL